Proteins found in one Mucilaginibacter gracilis genomic segment:
- a CDS encoding vWA domain-containing protein has product MAWFKQIEFAQPGFFWLFVIIPLMVVWYVYKPQRQQGNLSMPTLQGFKKHANSWLPKFRHTGIVLRCLALAALVVAMARPQSSLSWQNTSTEGIDIVIASDISGSMLAEDFKPNRLEAGKQIAIDFIKGRPDDRIGLVIFSGESFTQCPLTIDHDVLINLFQDIKNGMIEDGTAIGMGLATAVNRLKDSQAKSKVIILLTDGVNNTGSIPPVTAAEIAKQFGIRVYTVGLGTHGTAPYPMQTQTGEIVYQRMPVDIDEPTLTKIAQTTGGQYFRATNNETLKAIYAKIDQLEKAKIDVTQYRKKTEMFLPFAAIALLLLLLEFVLKNTLFKGALT; this is encoded by the coding sequence ATGGCCTGGTTTAAACAGATAGAATTTGCGCAGCCGGGGTTTTTCTGGCTGTTCGTCATCATTCCGCTTATGGTGGTTTGGTATGTATATAAACCGCAAAGGCAGCAAGGTAACCTTAGTATGCCTACTTTGCAGGGTTTTAAAAAGCACGCCAATAGCTGGTTGCCAAAATTTAGGCACACGGGTATTGTATTGCGCTGCCTGGCACTGGCCGCGCTGGTGGTTGCAATGGCCAGGCCACAGTCAAGCTTAAGCTGGCAAAATACCAGTACCGAGGGTATTGATATTGTAATAGCGTCGGATATATCGGGCAGTATGCTTGCCGAAGATTTTAAGCCCAACCGCCTTGAAGCCGGTAAGCAAATAGCTATCGATTTTATAAAGGGCCGTCCGGATGATCGCATTGGTTTGGTTATTTTTAGTGGCGAAAGCTTTACACAGTGCCCGCTTACTATAGATCATGATGTGCTGATTAACCTTTTCCAGGATATAAAAAACGGAATGATTGAAGATGGTACCGCCATTGGCATGGGCCTTGCCACCGCCGTTAACCGTTTAAAAGATAGCCAGGCAAAAAGCAAGGTAATTATTTTATTAACGGATGGTGTAAACAACACCGGCTCAATACCGCCCGTTACCGCTGCCGAAATTGCAAAGCAATTTGGCATTAGAGTTTATACCGTTGGCCTGGGTACGCATGGCACCGCGCCATACCCCATGCAAACCCAAACCGGCGAAATTGTTTACCAGCGCATGCCGGTTGATATTGATGAGCCTACGCTTACTAAAATAGCACAAACCACGGGCGGGCAGTATTTCAGGGCCACCAATAACGAAACCCTCAAGGCTATTTATGCTAAGATAGACCAGTTGGAAAAAGCCAAGATTGATGTAACCCAGTACCGCAAAAAAACCGAGATGTTTTTGCCCTTTGCGGCCATTGCCCTGCTGTTGTTACTGCTGGAGTTTGTATTAAAAAACACATTATTTAAAGGAGCCCTTACCTAA
- a CDS encoding BatD family protein, giving the protein MNIKKYIFILLLCCTGSVWGQSFTASVSKSQVATGEVFEVQFTLNASGGSYTQPSFGGLQVVGGPNESTSMESVNGSMSQSVSIGYDLVASKEGTYTIGSATVVSNGKTLSTRPITVKVIKGSPQQQQQQGGQGQQAGPDNSIGAAASGDMAKNVFIRAVVDKKNVYLGEQITVTYRLYTRVGLVGNSFDKAPDLNGFWSQDIKAAQQNTPWKTEMYQGQRYNAADIKQTILFPQRDGNLIIDPLTMSFVARKAMPARDIMEQMFGGRYEDVKVKASSPPVTIHVKPLPEAGKPAGFTGAVGVFKVAASVDKKELKANEALNYQLKITGSGNIKLLKDANINPPADFEKYDPKITDTITETERGVSGSRLLTYLLIPRHQGNYTIEPVPFSYFNPATGRYVSLATPAFAIKVNKGVDAGGNVTSLSPADQRDIKMLSKDIRYIKTSGPDVYKNGEMFFGSAGYYLLLLLGPLAFAGAFAYRRYNEQQNSDVVKVKNRRAAKLAAKHMANAQHELQAGNTKAFYEAVSRGLYGYLSDKLNIPAADLNQENIAAELKNRSVDDALIQKLLNTLNLCEMARFAPVSGVSQQDVFNGAKSTINDIETHV; this is encoded by the coding sequence ATGAACATTAAAAAATACATATTCATACTCTTGTTATGCTGCACGGGCAGCGTATGGGGCCAAAGCTTTACGGCATCGGTAAGTAAAAGCCAGGTAGCCACCGGCGAAGTATTTGAGGTGCAGTTCACCTTAAACGCTTCGGGAGGTAGTTATACTCAGCCAAGTTTTGGCGGTTTGCAAGTAGTAGGCGGCCCCAACGAATCTACCAGCATGGAGTCTGTTAACGGTAGCATGTCGCAAAGCGTTTCCATTGGGTATGATTTGGTAGCCAGTAAAGAGGGCACCTATACCATTGGTTCGGCAACGGTTGTATCAAACGGAAAAACGTTAAGCACGCGGCCCATCACCGTTAAGGTAATTAAGGGTTCGCCACAGCAGCAACAACAACAGGGCGGCCAGGGCCAGCAAGCCGGGCCGGATAACAGCATTGGGGCAGCTGCTTCGGGCGATATGGCTAAAAACGTATTTATACGGGCCGTGGTTGATAAAAAAAACGTTTACCTGGGCGAGCAGATAACCGTTACCTACCGCCTTTATACCCGTGTTGGTTTGGTGGGTAATAGTTTCGACAAAGCTCCCGATTTGAATGGCTTTTGGAGCCAGGATATTAAAGCGGCCCAGCAAAATACACCCTGGAAAACCGAAATGTACCAGGGCCAGCGTTATAATGCCGCCGATATTAAACAAACCATCCTGTTCCCGCAGCGCGATGGTAACCTCATTATCGACCCATTAACCATGTCGTTTGTTGCGCGCAAGGCCATGCCCGCTCGCGATATTATGGAGCAAATGTTTGGTGGCCGCTACGAAGATGTTAAGGTAAAGGCCTCCAGTCCGCCGGTAACCATCCACGTAAAGCCATTGCCCGAGGCCGGTAAACCGGCAGGTTTTACAGGCGCAGTAGGTGTTTTTAAGGTTGCTGCCAGCGTAGATAAAAAAGAACTAAAGGCCAACGAGGCCCTCAATTATCAGCTAAAAATTACAGGTTCGGGCAATATTAAGTTGCTTAAAGACGCAAACATTAACCCACCCGCCGATTTTGAAAAGTACGATCCTAAAATTACCGATACCATTACCGAAACCGAACGCGGTGTATCGGGCAGCAGGCTTTTAACCTATTTGCTCATCCCGCGGCACCAGGGTAATTACACTATAGAGCCTGTTCCGTTTAGCTATTTTAACCCGGCAACCGGGCGGTACGTTAGCCTGGCTACCCCTGCCTTTGCAATTAAGGTTAACAAAGGTGTTGATGCTGGCGGCAACGTAACCAGCCTTTCCCCGGCAGACCAGCGCGATATTAAAATGCTGAGTAAGGATATCCGCTACATTAAAACCTCCGGCCCTGATGTTTATAAAAATGGCGAAATGTTTTTTGGTTCAGCAGGCTATTATTTGCTGTTGCTATTGGGCCCCTTAGCTTTTGCAGGTGCCTTTGCTTACCGCAGATATAACGAACAGCAAAACAGCGATGTGGTAAAAGTTAAAAACCGCCGCGCCGCAAAACTGGCAGCCAAACACATGGCCAATGCCCAGCACGAGCTACAGGCCGGTAACACTAAAGCCTTTTACGAAGCCGTATCGCGCGGTTTATACGGTTACCTCAGCGATAAGCTTAACATACCCGCTGCCGATTTAAACCAGGAAAACATAGCCGCCGAATTAAAAAACCGCTCGGTTGATGATGCCCTTATACAAAAGCTACTTAACACGCTTAACCTTTGCGAAATGGCCCGCTTTGCCCCGGTATCGGGCGTATCACAGCAAGATGTATTTAACGGTGCAAAAAGCACCATTAACGATATTGAAACCCATGTATAA
- a CDS encoding tetratricopeptide repeat protein translates to MKKLLLVILLMLPAFALFAQKEKADIRKGNQLYQEQKYKEAEEAYKNGVAKKDQSIEANFNLGDAQYKQKNFTGAQAQFTKIAQSANNKNVAAQAYYNLGNSLLQSKKLEESIDAYKKALINNPKDDQTRYNLAYAQKMLQKQKDQDKKNKDNKDNKDNKNQDKNKQDQNKDNKDNKDQDKKDQDKNKQDQDKKDQDKKDQDKKDQQSGQPKMNKEDAERMLEALNNQEKQTQDKLKNKKLKGVKGNITKDW, encoded by the coding sequence ATGAAAAAGCTATTATTGGTAATCTTACTGATGCTGCCTGCTTTTGCCCTATTTGCGCAAAAGGAAAAGGCCGACATCCGTAAAGGGAACCAGCTTTACCAGGAACAAAAATACAAGGAGGCCGAAGAAGCCTATAAAAACGGCGTTGCCAAAAAAGACCAAAGCATTGAAGCTAACTTTAACCTTGGCGATGCTCAGTATAAACAAAAAAACTTTACCGGGGCCCAGGCGCAGTTTACCAAAATTGCACAATCGGCAAATAATAAAAACGTTGCTGCCCAGGCTTACTATAACTTAGGCAACTCGCTGCTGCAATCAAAAAAACTGGAAGAAAGTATTGATGCCTATAAAAAAGCATTAATTAATAACCCTAAAGACGACCAAACCCGCTATAACCTGGCCTACGCCCAAAAAATGCTGCAAAAGCAAAAAGACCAGGATAAAAAGAACAAAGACAACAAGGATAATAAAGACAACAAAAACCAGGATAAGAACAAGCAGGATCAGAATAAAGATAATAAGGACAACAAGGACCAGGACAAGAAAGACCAGGATAAAAACAAACAGGACCAGGACAAAAAAGATCAGGACAAAAAAGATCAGGATAAAAAGGACCAGCAAAGCGGCCAGCCCAAAATGAATAAAGAGGACGCCGAGCGCATGTTAGAAGCCCTCAACAACCAGGAAAAACAAACACAGGATAAACTAAAAAATAAAAAATTAAAAGGCGTAAAGGGAAACATCACTAAGGATTGGTAA
- a CDS encoding vWA domain-containing protein: MLRFAHIEFLWGLALIPVLIIIFIWVSRWKRKALAAFGDKNVVKLMMPQVSISKPWLKFTLFIIAYGLLLIGAADPQIGSKMEEVKRKGADIMILLDVSNSMLSQDLSPNRLENAKQAISQLIDNLHDDRIGIIVFAGQAYVQLPITTDYSAAKLFLNTINTNMVPTQGTAIGAAIDMGMQSFDFKNGMGKAMIVITDGENHEDDAVSAANRARDKDVTIHVVGVGSAEGAPIPIIKDGKQAGFHTDSAGKVVVSKLDENMGKEIAAAGNGAYVRATNASSGLSIIMDQINKMERKAYDSKSFRDFEDRFQILLALAFILLVIEFFISNRKSVTLSKLKLFEVKEEVKV; this comes from the coding sequence ATGTTACGTTTTGCACATATCGAGTTTTTATGGGGACTGGCACTTATCCCGGTTCTCATTATTATATTTATTTGGGTAAGCCGGTGGAAACGCAAGGCTTTAGCTGCCTTTGGCGATAAAAACGTGGTTAAATTAATGATGCCCCAGGTATCGATATCAAAACCCTGGCTTAAATTTACGTTGTTCATCATCGCCTACGGTCTGCTGCTTATTGGTGCTGCCGACCCGCAGATAGGTTCGAAAATGGAGGAAGTTAAGCGCAAAGGTGCCGATATTATGATACTGCTTGATGTATCAAACAGTATGCTTTCGCAAGATTTATCGCCCAACCGTTTAGAAAATGCCAAGCAAGCCATTTCGCAATTAATTGATAACCTGCACGATGATAGGATAGGCATCATTGTTTTTGCGGGCCAGGCCTACGTACAACTACCCATCACTACCGATTATAGCGCCGCCAAGCTTTTTTTAAACACCATTAACACCAACATGGTGCCCACACAAGGCACGGCCATTGGTGCCGCCATTGATATGGGCATGCAAAGTTTTGATTTTAAAAACGGCATGGGCAAGGCAATGATAGTAATTACCGATGGCGAAAACCATGAGGACGATGCCGTATCGGCAGCTAACCGTGCCCGCGATAAGGACGTTACCATTCACGTAGTAGGTGTTGGTTCGGCAGAGGGTGCGCCTATTCCCATTATTAAGGATGGCAAGCAAGCCGGTTTCCATACCGATAGTGCCGGCAAAGTGGTAGTAAGCAAGCTTGACGAAAATATGGGTAAAGAAATTGCCGCCGCAGGCAACGGCGCATACGTGCGCGCCACAAACGCCAGCAGCGGCCTTAGTATTATTATGGATCAGATTAATAAAATGGAGCGCAAGGCTTACGACAGTAAATCCTTCCGGGATTTTGAAGATCGTTTCCAGATATTGCTTGCGCTGGCCTTTATACTGCTGGTGATAGAGTTTTTTATATCCAACAGAAAAAGCGTAACATTAAGCAAACTGAAATTATTTGAGGTTAAGGAGGAAGTGAAAGTATGA
- a CDS encoding proline dehydrogenase family protein, producing the protein MLIQNNTDPREGNPLSFENTEVAFRHTSNSDLNRAWWLFKLININFLVKIGPPITNFFLNIHLPIKGLIRATIFKQFCGGETIAECNGTISNLAQGGVGTILDYSVEGEDEEAVFDETCQEIISTINRANGDKSIPLTVFKVTGVGRFALLEKLDAKLPLSPAEQDEWKKVEQRVTLICKKAFDLGIPVMIDAEESWIQNTIDDLALAMMGVFNLKKPIVYNTYQMYRHDKLVSLTDDHHTAVGLGFILGAKLVRGAYMEKERKRAAEMGYPSPIQRTKQATDDDYNAALHYCVANIAGIAIVAGTHNEDSCRLLADLLDEYKVNHNHPHIYFSQLLGMSDNLSFNLANTQYNVAKYVPYGPVKAVLPYLFRRAQENTAIAGQMSRELSLITKEKQRRNN; encoded by the coding sequence CTTTTTAAGCTCATTAACATTAATTTTTTAGTTAAAATTGGTCCGCCTATAACCAACTTTTTCCTTAATATTCACCTGCCCATTAAAGGCCTGATACGCGCCACCATTTTTAAACAGTTTTGCGGCGGCGAAACCATTGCCGAGTGTAACGGTACCATTAGTAACCTTGCCCAGGGCGGCGTAGGCACCATTTTAGATTACTCGGTTGAGGGGGAAGACGAGGAGGCCGTTTTTGACGAAACCTGCCAGGAAATTATTAGCACCATAAACCGCGCCAATGGCGATAAAAGCATCCCATTAACCGTTTTTAAGGTAACCGGCGTGGGCCGCTTTGCCCTGTTAGAAAAGCTGGACGCTAAACTACCCCTAAGCCCTGCCGAGCAGGATGAATGGAAAAAGGTTGAACAAAGGGTAACCCTGATATGTAAAAAAGCTTTTGATTTAGGCATCCCTGTAATGATTGACGCCGAAGAAAGCTGGATACAAAACACCATTGATGACCTTGCCCTGGCTATGATGGGGGTTTTTAACCTTAAAAAGCCTATTGTTTACAATACCTACCAAATGTACCGGCACGATAAGCTGGTTTCGCTTACCGACGACCACCATACTGCCGTTGGTTTGGGCTTTATTTTGGGAGCCAAGCTGGTACGCGGTGCTTACATGGAAAAAGAGCGTAAACGCGCTGCCGAAATGGGTTACCCATCGCCCATACAACGCACCAAACAAGCTACCGACGATGATTACAATGCCGCACTGCATTATTGCGTTGCCAATATTGCCGGGATTGCCATTGTGGCTGGCACCCACAACGAGGATAGCTGCCGCCTGCTTGCCGATTTGCTGGACGAGTATAAAGTAAACCACAACCACCCTCACATTTATTTTTCGCAATTACTGGGCATGAGCGATAACCTGAGCTTTAACCTGGCCAATACGCAATACAATGTAGCCAAATATGTGCCTTACGGCCCGGTGAAAGCCGTGCTACCCTACCTGTTTAGGCGCGCGCAAGAAAACACGGCCATAGCGGGCCAAATGAGCCGCGAACTAAGCCTGATAACCAAAGAAAAGCAACGGCGCAATAATTAA
- a CDS encoding DUF58 domain-containing protein codes for MPKDTKDLLKKVRKIEIKTRGLSNHLFSGEYHSAFKGRGMAFSEVREYQIGDEIRTIDWNVTARFNHPYVKVFDEERELTLMILMDVSGSENFGTINQQKQDVATELCAVLAFSAIQNNDKVGVIFFSDKIEKFIPPKKGRSHILMIIRELIDFTPANKGTNVAEALKYLTSAIKKRSTAFIISDFISPAFEDQLKIANKKHDIIALRLYDRHEEEFPNMGLIPVQDEETGAIQWVNTANPEVRNAFKADALRRNAGIKETFKRSGVDFGDIGTHENYVKPLMTLFKKRESRR; via the coding sequence ATGCCAAAAGATACCAAAGACCTTTTAAAAAAAGTACGCAAAATAGAGATCAAAACCCGGGGGTTGAGCAATCACCTGTTTTCGGGCGAGTACCACTCTGCCTTTAAGGGGCGCGGTATGGCCTTTAGCGAAGTGCGCGAATACCAGATTGGCGACGAGATACGCACCATAGACTGGAACGTTACCGCACGCTTTAACCACCCCTATGTTAAGGTTTTTGACGAGGAACGCGAGTTAACACTGATGATATTGATGGATGTATCCGGGTCCGAAAACTTTGGCACCATCAATCAGCAAAAGCAGGATGTGGCAACCGAGTTATGCGCCGTGCTGGCCTTTTCGGCGATACAGAATAACGATAAGGTAGGCGTTATATTTTTTAGCGATAAGATAGAAAAGTTTATCCCGCCAAAAAAGGGCCGCAGCCATATCCTGATGATTATTCGCGAATTGATTGATTTTACACCCGCCAACAAAGGCACCAACGTAGCCGAAGCTTTAAAGTACCTAACCAGTGCCATTAAAAAGCGCAGCACGGCCTTTATCATATCCGATTTTATTAGTCCGGCTTTTGAAGATCAGCTCAAAATAGCCAACAAAAAACACGATATTATAGCACTCAGACTGTACGACCGGCACGAAGAAGAGTTCCCCAACATGGGCCTCATACCAGTGCAAGACGAGGAAACCGGTGCTATACAATGGGTAAACACCGCCAACCCCGAGGTGCGCAACGCCTTTAAGGCTGACGCCCTGCGCCGCAACGCCGGCATTAAGGAAACCTTTAAGCGCAGCGGAGTTGATTTTGGTGACATTGGCACCCACGAAAATTACGTTAAACCTTTAATGACATTATTTAAAAAGCGGGAAAGCAGACGTTGA
- a CDS encoding helix-turn-helix domain-containing protein, translated as MEHNSHIQLNNLLYACVAQKQRGHEQFINEHAIGYVMAGETHLQTNNGLLIMKAGTMGLVRRNQLIKSVKIPPPGGEFKSVNIFLDQNFLRRYSADNKLPPAQKYSGDMLVELPPDPFLKGYFDSLLPYFNQGKPIKPAMAELKTLEAIELLLTLNPRFNDFLFDFSEPHKIDLEAYMNQNYMYNVPSAQFARLTGRSLAGFKRDFEKTFKTSPGQWLQQKRLNEAYYQIKQMGQKPSEVYLNVGFENLSHFSYVFKKAFGIAPSMI; from the coding sequence ATGGAACATAACAGCCATATACAGCTCAACAACTTGCTTTATGCCTGCGTTGCGCAAAAGCAGCGGGGCCATGAGCAATTTATAAACGAGCATGCCATTGGCTATGTGATGGCCGGCGAAACACACCTGCAAACCAATAACGGACTGCTTATTATGAAGGCAGGTACTATGGGTTTGGTGCGGCGCAATCAGCTCATTAAATCGGTAAAAATACCGCCGCCGGGGGGCGAGTTTAAGTCGGTTAATATATTTTTAGATCAAAATTTTTTGAGGCGCTATAGTGCGGATAACAAACTGCCGCCTGCCCAAAAATACAGCGGCGATATGTTGGTTGAGCTTCCGCCCGACCCGTTTTTGAAGGGTTACTTTGATTCGCTGCTACCCTATTTTAACCAGGGCAAGCCTATAAAACCCGCCATGGCCGAACTTAAAACCTTAGAAGCCATTGAACTGCTGCTAACCCTCAACCCCCGGTTTAACGATTTTTTGTTTGACTTTAGCGAACCACACAAAATTGACCTTGAAGCCTACATGAACCAAAATTACATGTACAACGTGCCTTCGGCGCAGTTTGCGCGACTTACGGGGCGCAGCCTGGCCGGCTTTAAGCGCGATTTTGAAAAAACATTTAAAACATCGCCGGGCCAATGGCTGCAACAAAAACGGCTTAACGAGGCTTACTATCAAATTAAGCAAATGGGCCAAAAGCCATCGGAAGTGTACCTTAATGTGGGGTTCGAAAACCTATCGCATTTTTCGTATGTGTTTAAAAAGGCTTTTGGCATTGCACCTTCCATGATATAA
- a CDS encoding tetratricopeptide repeat protein: protein MMKRITYLLLLLALPLISLANSETDALFAKANNQYSKAKYKDAVQTYQSILSNGYQSAAVYFNLGNAYYKLGDIPSALLYYEKAHKLNPGDDDINFNIQLTTLKTTDKIDAAPDLFLTKWWQAFVLCCSVTTLGWLSVLFFIAGFGVLIVYLFAATVSLKRGTFYTSMALLFLGLLSILMAANQVHYFTSHQQAIVFSNSVTVKSEPEKAAKTLFVIHEGTKVDVLENTNGWLRVKLLNGNDGWILPADVKEI, encoded by the coding sequence ATGATGAAGCGCATAACATACCTTTTATTGTTGCTGGCTTTGCCATTAATTAGTTTGGCTAACAGCGAAACAGATGCACTTTTTGCCAAGGCTAACAACCAATACAGTAAGGCAAAATATAAAGATGCCGTACAAACGTATCAAAGCATTTTAAGCAATGGCTACCAATCGGCCGCGGTATATTTTAACCTGGGCAATGCGTATTATAAACTTGGCGACATACCATCGGCCCTGTTATATTACGAAAAGGCCCACAAACTAAACCCCGGCGACGATGACATTAACTTTAACATACAACTAACCACCCTAAAAACTACCGACAAAATTGACGCCGCTCCCGATTTATTTTTAACCAAATGGTGGCAGGCCTTTGTATTGTGCTGTTCGGTAACAACACTGGGCTGGTTGAGCGTTTTGTTTTTTATAGCCGGTTTTGGTGTGTTAATAGTTTACCTTTTTGCGGCAACGGTTAGCTTAAAACGCGGCACTTTTTATACCTCGATGGCGTTGCTTTTTTTAGGATTGCTCAGCATTTTAATGGCCGCCAACCAGGTACACTACTTTACATCGCACCAGCAGGCTATAGTTTTCAGTAATTCGGTAACGGTAAAAAGCGAACCCGAAAAAGCCGCCAAAACCCTTTTTGTTATACACGAAGGAACCAAAGTTGATGTGCTTGAAAACACCAACGGCTGGCTGCGCGTTAAGCTACTGAACGGTAACGACGGCTGGATACTACCCGCCGATGTGAAGGAAATTTGA
- a CDS encoding oxidoreductase, translating to MKNTKKVILVTGASAGMGLEMAKELLHDGHTVYGAARRVNRMDGIKALGVKIIPLDVTSEASMVAAINQIITAEGRIDVLINNAGFGSYGPIENVSIADAKYQLDVNVFGAARLMQLVLPHMRSRQYGRIINISSIGGKFATALGGWYHASKFALEALSDSLRNEVEQFGIDVVVIEPGGVKSEWSSIAADNLKKNTGNMVYNSLMDRFDAAIKKTQANNAEPIVIVNLVRKAIAAKKPKTRYSGGYMAKAALFMRKILPDRLFDKMLMSQLK from the coding sequence ATGAAAAACACTAAAAAAGTAATATTGGTTACAGGCGCATCGGCAGGTATGGGGTTAGAAATGGCTAAGGAGCTTTTGCACGATGGGCACACCGTTTATGGTGCCGCCCGCCGGGTTAACCGTATGGACGGCATTAAAGCCTTGGGCGTTAAAATAATACCGCTTGATGTTACCAGCGAGGCCAGCATGGTTGCCGCCATTAATCAAATTATTACTGCCGAGGGCCGTATAGATGTGCTGATAAACAACGCCGGTTTCGGCTCCTACGGGCCTATCGAAAATGTTTCTATAGCCGATGCAAAATACCAGTTGGATGTTAATGTTTTTGGTGCAGCCAGGTTAATGCAATTGGTTTTGCCGCACATGCGGAGCCGGCAATATGGGCGCATCATCAACATATCGTCTATAGGTGGTAAGTTTGCTACCGCGCTGGGCGGCTGGTACCATGCCAGCAAGTTTGCTTTAGAGGCTTTGAGCGATAGCCTGCGCAACGAGGTGGAGCAGTTTGGTATTGATGTGGTGGTTATTGAACCCGGCGGCGTAAAAAGCGAATGGAGCAGTATTGCTGCCGATAACCTTAAAAAAAATACCGGCAATATGGTTTATAATAGCCTGATGGATAGGTTTGATGCTGCCATTAAAAAAACGCAGGCCAATAACGCCGAGCCTATTGTTATTGTTAATTTGGTGCGCAAGGCCATTGCGGCTAAAAAACCTAAAACACGCTATTCGGGCGGGTATATGGCCAAAGCGGCTTTGTTTATGCGCAAGATACTGCCCGACCGCCTTTTTGATAAAATGCTGATGAGCCAGTTAAAATAA
- a CDS encoding AAA family ATPase: MEETNSNSQYVQQAAPVVSSQSTDIRALNEMIQQESAFIDILKMEMDKVIVGQKYMVERLLIGLLADGHILLEGVPGLAKTLAINTLSKCIQADFSRIQFTPDLLPADLLGTMIYNQKKEEFIVRKGPLFSNFILADEINRAPAKVQSALLEAMQERQVTIGDNTFPLPTPFLVLATQNPIEQEGTYPLPEAQVDRFMLKVVIGYPNKEDEKRIIRANISPTGMLKPNAVIKPEDIIRARKVVREVYMDEKIEQYIIDIVFATRFPDQYKLGNYKNLISYGASPRASINLALAAKAYAFIKRRGYVIPEDVRAVCHDVLRHRIGLSYEAEAENITQEDIVTGILNAVEVP, from the coding sequence ATGGAAGAAACAAATAGCAACAGTCAGTACGTTCAGCAGGCAGCGCCGGTGGTATCGTCGCAATCAACAGATATCCGCGCCCTTAACGAAATGATACAGCAGGAAAGTGCTTTTATCGACATCCTGAAGATGGAGATGGATAAGGTAATTGTAGGGCAAAAGTACATGGTAGAGCGCCTGCTTATTGGTTTACTGGCCGATGGGCATATTTTGCTGGAAGGTGTTCCCGGTTTGGCTAAAACACTGGCCATTAACACGCTGAGCAAATGCATACAGGCCGATTTTAGCCGCATACAGTTTACGCCCGATTTGCTGCCCGCCGATTTACTGGGCACCATGATATACAACCAAAAAAAGGAAGAATTTATTGTGCGCAAGGGCCCGCTGTTCAGCAATTTTATTTTGGCCGATGAAATTAACCGCGCTCCCGCCAAGGTACAAAGTGCCCTGCTGGAAGCCATGCAAGAGCGCCAGGTAACCATTGGCGATAATACCTTCCCGCTGCCAACGCCGTTTTTGGTGCTGGCTACCCAAAACCCAATTGAACAGGAAGGTACCTATCCGCTGCCCGAAGCACAGGTGGATAGGTTTATGCTCAAGGTAGTAATAGGCTACCCTAATAAGGAAGACGAGAAACGCATCATCCGCGCCAATATATCGCCAACGGGCATGTTAAAGCCAAACGCGGTTATTAAGCCCGAAGATATTATCCGCGCCCGCAAAGTGGTGCGCGAGGTTTATATGGACGAAAAGATAGAGCAATACATTATCGACATCGTTTTCGCCACCCGCTTTCCCGATCAGTATAAGCTCGGTAATTATAAAAACCTCATCAGCTACGGTGCATCGCCACGGGCAAGCATCAACCTGGCACTGGCCGCCAAGGCTTATGCGTTCATCAAACGCAGGGGCTACGTTATCCCCGAAGATGTGCGCGCCGTTTGCCACGATGTATTGCGCCACCGCATTGGCCTGAGCTACGAAGCCGAAGCCGAAAACATTACCCAGGAAGATATTGTAACCGGGATATTGAACGCGGTGGAAGTACCGTAA